Below is a window of Solanum stenotomum isolate F172 chromosome 7, ASM1918654v1, whole genome shotgun sequence DNA.
TTATGCTGCGTTTGAACCTAGTTTATAAACTTTTGGACCTTTGgtgatttttctttaatttatttcttttggttttcattcgatgtttgatatttatattggagtctaattaaatttaaattcaaatataaaaaccTACGTTgaataaaaaactttttaataaaaacgaGTTTATACTCAACGATCTCGTATTCAAGACTTTTAATTAAAGATAGATGACCCTCGTTGGTCTTCTCTAATTTCTTTGTTAGTTTTCATTTTTGGGGGTAAAAACAGCATTAACAGTTAACAAACAGCTCTACCATGAATTGTTAATGACTCTGtttctgtctctctctctcacatccctctttttcttctatttcttcaCTATTCTTGTCGTCTTTATTACCCCCTTTCTCTGTCTTCACCTATTTCACTCTCTGCTTCTCTGTGTGTGTGAATTCTCCACGCTTTAAACTTCTAATTTTAGGGATAAATAGTCTCTTTCTCTTTCCCCTTCTCTTTAATCCCCCCCACATTTCTGCTCTGTTCTTTTCTTTGGGACACTGTTGTTGTTCTTTCACAAGTGTTTCTCTTCTTGTTTTAGTTAAGGAAACAAAAAACTCCATCTTTGGACCACTCTTCTTCTCAGTATGAACCTTGTATTCTTCAAGATCACTATACCCTTTTAACTTTCTTCTCCAAAGTTTCAATCTTTAATCACTTTTAGTCATGGTGGACACTAAAGAGATCAACACTAATGAATCTAAGGTACCCCTTTTGTGttaattttctctaattttggGGTTTGACCCTTTTGTGTTTTTGTTTTAAGTAAAAAGAATGGATCTTTATCATTGATTTAGGTAAATAGTCTGTCATTCTTGTGTTTCTTTGCCTCGTCTCTACATATTTAAACCTCCTTTTTACTTACAAAATTACCTTTTGctttttttggggttttaattctttttcttttaccaTTTGGTTTACTTTCTCTTTCTGGCTATGCATACAAATTCTAGTGATGTTTTTCTTTATGTGTTGTGCCTATTTGTGGATTGAATGTTTGTTCAATTATTTGTTATGTTATGCAGAGGGTGGTTCCACTTAATACATGGATACTTATATCCAATTTCAAGTTAGCTTACAACATGCTACGAAGATCTGATGGAACATTTAACCGTGATTTAGCTgagtttttagaaagaaaagtTCCTGCTAATTCGATTCCAGTTGATGGTGTCTATTCATTTGACGTGGTTGATCGCTCAACGAGCTTACTTAACCGTGTTTATAAACCTGCCCCGAAAAATGAGTCTGATTGGGGTAAAATTGATCTTGATAAACCCCTGAGTACTACTGAGATTGTACCTGTTATTATCTTCTTCCATGGTGGAAGCTTTACTCATTCATCAGCTAATAGTGCTATTTATGACACATTTTGTCGTCGTCTTGTTAGTATTTGTAAGGCTGTTGTTGTATCTGTGAATTATCGACGATCACCTGAGAATCGATATCCTTGTGCTTATGATGATGGATGGGCTGCTCTTAAATGGGTAAAATCTAGACAATGGCTTCAAAGTGGAAAGGATTTAAAAGTTCATGTATATATGGCTGGTGATAGTTCAGGTGGTAATATAGCTCATCATGTTGCTGTTCAGGCAGCTGAATCAGGGGTAGAGGTTTTTGGAAATATTCTTTTGCATCCAATGTTTGGTGGACAAAAACGAACAGAATCAGAGAGTAGATTGGATGGGAAATACTTTGTGACAGTTCAAGATAGGGATTGGTATTGGAGAGCTTATTTACCAGAAGGGGAAGATAGAGATCATCCAGCTTGTAATATCTTCGGCCCGAGAAGTAGAACAAC
It encodes the following:
- the LOC125871072 gene encoding gibberellin receptor GID1B-like, which translates into the protein MVDTKEINTNESKRVVPLNTWILISNFKLAYNMLRRSDGTFNRDLAEFLERKVPANSIPVDGVYSFDVVDRSTSLLNRVYKPAPKNESDWGKIDLDKPLSTTEIVPVIIFFHGGSFTHSSANSAIYDTFCRRLVSICKAVVVSVNYRRSPENRYPCAYDDGWAALKWVKSRQWLQSGKDLKVHVYMAGDSSGGNIAHHVAVQAAESGVEVFGNILLHPMFGGQKRTESESRLDGKYFVTVQDRDWYWRAYLPEGEDRDHPACNIFGPRSRTTLEGLNFPKSLVVVAGLDLVQDWQLTYVEGLQKSGHEVNLLYLKQATIGFYFLPNNDHFRCLMEEITSFIHPNHS